The following proteins are encoded in a genomic region of Desulfosporosinus youngiae DSM 17734:
- a CDS encoding sugar-binding transcriptional regulator: MDFLLKVARLYYEEHMNQQEIAKHLNISRVKVYRMLMKAREEGIVKIELHAPPQDFSELEIKLERNFGLKQCIILPTSDSMEILYSGFGNALNSVIDRYFKKGMKIGVGWGRTIKGTVEKMTATQEYSMKIFPAIGGSGLISNDIHANAIVSSLSSKLGATGYILNCPAILDSQASKEIFLKESIIKKIVDQFESLDLVIVPIGYIDSDITIYKTKEITVEDIDYLKSLGVVGDINSNFIDVNGNLVPNKIQDRIINVSIESLKKIKNTVAICNGEKKICATRAALKSGVINTLITDTSIAKKLLLP, from the coding sequence ATGGATTTTTTGTTAAAAGTAGCGAGATTATATTATGAAGAGCATATGAATCAGCAGGAAATCGCGAAACATCTCAATATTTCGCGGGTTAAAGTTTACAGAATGCTGATGAAGGCTCGGGAGGAAGGAATCGTAAAAATTGAATTGCATGCACCTCCCCAGGATTTCAGTGAACTCGAAATAAAGTTAGAGAGAAATTTCGGGCTAAAGCAATGCATTATTCTGCCAACCTCAGATTCTATGGAGATTTTATACAGTGGGTTTGGGAATGCACTAAATTCGGTCATCGATAGATACTTTAAGAAAGGAATGAAAATAGGCGTTGGCTGGGGACGGACGATTAAAGGTACCGTAGAAAAAATGACGGCCACTCAAGAATACAGCATGAAGATTTTCCCGGCAATTGGCGGATCCGGTCTGATTTCCAATGATATTCATGCTAATGCTATTGTATCCTCACTCAGCAGCAAATTAGGTGCCACCGGGTATATCTTAAATTGTCCGGCTATCCTCGATTCTCAAGCCAGCAAAGAGATCTTTTTAAAAGAAAGCATTATCAAAAAGATCGTTGACCAATTTGAAAGTTTGGATTTAGTAATAGTACCTATTGGCTACATAGATTCCGATATAACGATCTATAAAACAAAGGAAATTACGGTTGAAGATATAGACTACTTAAAGAGTTTAGGTGTTGTGGGGGATATCAATTCCAACTTCATAGATGTTAATGGAAACCTGGTACCAAACAAAATTCAGGATCGAATCATTAATGTCAGCATAGAGTCCCTTAAGAAAATTAAAAATACGGTGGCAATCTGCAATGGTGAAAAAAAGATTTGTGCAACCCGGGCTGCTCTGAAGAGTGGGGTGATTAACACTCTGATAACGGATACTAGTATCGCTAAGAAATTGTTATTACCGTAA
- a CDS encoding xylulokinase has translation MSGHLTLGIDIGTTNVKACILDTRTNTVVASGFQEHPLFLPKPGYAEQEGDNYWKAVVAAIKQCLEQGPYAENIAAVGISGLVGVTLPISEDGRPIRPGMIWMDSRSEAECQEIRTKVGEDKINFNNGNRIAPWFIEPKALWMKNHEPELFEKTYKFLSPAGYCTYKLCGEFTINTGDAGLFYPYDYQNERWNPEIAHAIGIPIEKYPKIYRSYEVVGEVTSAAASETGLKKGTLLVAGGTDISSAALGSGVTVAGQAFYSMGTGSNLGIIIPTEQRVHEYRILKWPHVIPGLTMFDGPMAFTGASLKWFADMFGDDERLIANRAGINEYDLLTKQADRVSPGADGQLFLPFLGNTLSPNWNSNAKGVFFGTTLRTTRAHMIRAIIEGIAFDLYSNVKIAIGAGVKIDKLILNGGPTKSAFWNQITANVINIPLETTNINEAAPLGDAILAAKGAGIYDNIIDPLKDIVKTTGTIEPDQKIHEMYEEFFAIRQRVYQNLTKEMDDLHALLYKYHVQ, from the coding sequence ATGAGCGGACATTTAACCTTAGGAATCGATATCGGAACAACCAATGTAAAGGCTTGTATTCTTGATACAAGGACGAATACTGTAGTTGCTTCAGGCTTTCAAGAACACCCGCTGTTCCTGCCAAAACCAGGGTATGCCGAACAAGAAGGAGATAATTATTGGAAAGCAGTGGTAGCAGCCATCAAGCAATGCCTTGAGCAAGGTCCTTATGCAGAAAATATAGCCGCCGTTGGTATCTCGGGATTAGTGGGTGTTACCTTGCCAATCAGTGAGGACGGAAGACCTATTCGCCCTGGCATGATCTGGATGGATTCCAGATCAGAAGCCGAGTGCCAGGAAATTCGTACTAAAGTTGGCGAGGATAAGATCAATTTCAATAACGGAAACAGAATCGCTCCCTGGTTTATTGAACCAAAAGCTCTTTGGATGAAAAACCATGAACCGGAACTATTTGAGAAAACTTATAAATTCTTATCTCCGGCCGGTTATTGCACATATAAGTTATGCGGCGAATTTACAATTAACACGGGAGATGCGGGACTCTTTTATCCTTACGATTATCAGAATGAACGATGGAATCCGGAAATAGCCCATGCTATCGGGATTCCAATCGAGAAATATCCCAAGATTTATCGTTCTTATGAGGTAGTCGGAGAGGTCACCTCTGCAGCCGCCTCAGAAACAGGACTTAAAAAGGGAACTCTGTTAGTGGCAGGTGGAACCGATATAAGTTCGGCTGCATTGGGGAGTGGGGTTACGGTTGCCGGACAGGCATTCTACTCTATGGGAACAGGATCTAACCTGGGCATTATTATCCCTACTGAACAGAGAGTACATGAGTATAGAATCTTAAAATGGCCTCACGTTATACCAGGTTTAACCATGTTTGATGGTCCAATGGCTTTCACCGGCGCTTCCCTTAAGTGGTTTGCAGACATGTTTGGCGATGACGAGAGATTAATTGCCAACCGGGCGGGCATCAATGAATATGACTTGCTGACCAAGCAGGCAGATAGGGTTAGCCCAGGTGCAGATGGTCAGCTCTTCCTGCCCTTCTTAGGAAATACCTTATCCCCTAACTGGAATTCAAATGCCAAGGGCGTCTTTTTCGGGACAACCCTTAGAACAACGCGGGCCCATATGATCAGGGCAATCATTGAAGGCATCGCCTTCGATCTTTACTCAAACGTAAAAATCGCCATCGGAGCCGGGGTGAAAATCGATAAGCTGATCTTAAATGGCGGACCAACCAAAAGTGCTTTTTGGAATCAGATAACAGCAAACGTCATCAACATTCCTTTAGAAACAACGAACATAAATGAAGCGGCTCCCCTGGGAGATGCAATTCTGGCAGCCAAAGGAGCAGGAATTTATGATAATATTATCGATCCGCTCAAGGACATTGTTAAAACCACAGGCACTATAGAACCGGATCAAAAAATCCACGAAATGTATGAAGAGTTCTTTGCCATAAGGCAGCGTGTTTATCAAAATCTGACCAAAGAGATGGATGATCTTCACGCGCTTTTATACAAGTATCATGTTCAATAA
- a CDS encoding uroporphyrinogen decarboxylase family protein — translation MNAKERVLMSLNHQEPDRCPINFRATDKVIADVCNYYKKDYYELLDYLNVDFREVIPDYIGPALKKLDDGTELDIWGVGRRELITEISRDVYVNYSPFSDVDKVEEVRNHKWPTVDLYDFSQIESKCYQFEGYAISTPGIHAEGYHGVFHLLTYLFGMEKTMINLALNEELMLETINHITKFLVDYYEKMLQQANGKIDFLFYKDDFGTQNSLLISRNMFLKFFAPSLKQLTELADRYGATLILHSCGSVISLIPDFIDLGVKVLDPIQTSAKDMDIKILKERFGDKLTFHGAIDTQMDLPKSSSAEIRELVKKTIDVLGKGGGYFFSPSHRIQQDTPLENIIAMYETVNNY, via the coding sequence ATGAATGCCAAAGAACGAGTTCTAATGTCACTCAATCATCAAGAACCGGACCGGTGCCCGATAAATTTTAGAGCCACGGATAAAGTTATTGCTGACGTATGTAACTATTACAAAAAGGATTATTATGAATTGCTTGATTATTTAAACGTTGATTTTCGGGAGGTTATTCCGGATTATATCGGACCAGCACTCAAAAAATTGGACGATGGGACTGAACTGGATATTTGGGGGGTTGGTCGCCGGGAGCTGATTACGGAAATAAGTCGGGATGTCTATGTTAATTATTCACCCTTCAGTGACGTTGATAAGGTTGAAGAGGTTAGAAATCACAAATGGCCGACTGTCGATTTGTATGATTTTAGCCAGATAGAAAGTAAGTGTTATCAATTTGAAGGGTATGCGATTTCCACTCCAGGAATACACGCTGAAGGATACCATGGTGTATTTCACTTGCTGACCTATTTATTTGGCATGGAAAAAACCATGATAAATTTAGCGTTAAATGAAGAGCTGATGTTAGAAACAATCAACCATATAACTAAGTTTTTAGTTGACTATTATGAAAAGATGCTCCAACAAGCCAACGGGAAGATTGACTTTTTATTTTATAAAGATGATTTCGGAACCCAAAACAGTCTTTTAATTAGCAGAAACATGTTTCTTAAATTTTTTGCCCCCAGTTTAAAACAACTAACTGAGCTCGCCGACAGATATGGTGCTACCTTGATTTTACATTCGTGCGGCAGCGTCATTAGCTTGATTCCGGATTTCATTGATTTAGGTGTTAAAGTTTTGGATCCGATCCAAACGTCTGCCAAAGATATGGACATCAAGATATTGAAAGAACGGTTCGGGGATAAATTAACCTTTCATGGTGCGATAGATACTCAAATGGATTTACCCAAGAGCAGTTCGGCAGAGATAAGAGAACTGGTGAAGAAAACGATCGATGTTTTGGGCAAAGGGGGAGGGTATTTCTTTAGTCCTTCACATAGGATTCAGCAAGATACTCCTTTGGAAAACATTATTGCTATGTATGAAACAGTGAACAACTATTGA